The Halopiger aswanensis nucleotide sequence TTGATCGAAATTTTACCGAAGGACGCGGCGGCGTGCGGCAGCACCGCTGCCGTCGCCGCTGCAGACTGCAGCGTAAAATTTCGTCTCTAGTCCATCGCGATGTACGTTTTCGTCTCCGTCACCCCGTCGAGGCTCTGCATGTCCGAGGAGACGGTCTCGAGAATGTTGTAGACTTCCTCGGCGTCGACTTCGGCGATGATGTCGTAGTTGCCGGCGACGATGTGGGCGGCCGAGACGCGCTCGAAGTCGCGGATCCGGGAGAGCAACCCTTCGGACTTCCCGGCGGCGGTCTTCACCATGATGTACGCGTGAACCATCGTGATGGTGTGGTACTCTATCGCATGACTAAAGCCTTTGCCCGCCGTTCGGGTCGCGTCGGGTGCGCTGGCGGATGGCTGTCCCCCCGAGCCGTACGGTCGTCACCGGCGCTTGGGAGTCGGGCTACATCGTACCGCTCGAGCCCGGGCCGAAGCGTGTGGTGTGAGACACCGGGGCAAACTTATTGACGCGGGCGCGCGTACCTCGGTGCATGCGGTTCGTGATCATCGGCGCCGGACGGGTCGGACTGCGCACGGCGCGGGTCTTGCGCGAGGAAGGCCACGACGTGACGCTCATCGAACGCGACGAGCCGAAGGTCCGGCGCGCTCGCAACGAGGACTTCCGCGTCGTCGAGGGCGACGGCTCCCGCGAGGACGTCCTCGAGGAGGCCGGCGTCACGGATGCCGACGCCGTGGGCGCGCTGACCGGCGACCTGAACGTCAACTTCACCGCCTGCATGATCGCCAACCACTACGGCTGCCGGACGATCATGCGGATCGACGAGGCCTACCGCGAGGGTATCTACCGCAAGTACGCCGAGGCGGTCGACGAGGTGATCTACCCCGAACGGCTCGGTGCGATCGGCGCAAAAAACGCCCTGCTGGGCGGGACGATCCGCGCGATTGCGGACATCGCGCCGCACCTACAGGTGGTCGAACTGATGATCACCGACGACGCGCCGGTCAACGGCTACACGATCAGCGAACTCGAGCTGCCCGCCGACGCGCGCGTGCTCGCCTTCGGCAAGCGCGACGGCGAACTCGCGCTGCCGGACGAGGACGAATCGCTCGAGGCGGGCGATCGGCTGGTCGTCCTGGCCGATTTCGACGTGTTGAGTGAGGTCCGACAGCTGTTGGTCGGGGAGTCCGAGCGCGAGGCGATCGCGAACGCGAACGAAGGAGCCGATTCGGTCTCCGGCTCCGGAGGGTCGAACTGATGGTTACTGCATTCGTCATGATCAAAGCGAACACGGGCGAGGCGGATCGACTGCGAGACGACATTCTGGCGATCGAAGGGGTCGAGTCCACTCATATCGTCGCCGGCGACGTCGACCTCATCGCGAAGGCGCAGGTCGAGACGCCGGCTGCGGTCAAGGAGATCGCGGCGACCCAGATTCAGGGTATCGAAGGCGTCGAGGACACGCAGACGTACATCGCGATGGACTAAGGACGAACGTTTCCGGTGCGGTCTGCGCCGGCGGGGGCAGCGTCATTGCCCACCCGTCGCATCCCGCGAGAACGTTTCGATTAAAACACTCCGCCCTCCCTTCCCTCCCTCCAGTCGTACACATCGGTCGTCGGCTCACCCACAGTGGTTCGAGAGAGCGAGGAATCCACATCATCACGAAAGCCGCTTCGTGCGATCGCTCGAGGACCGGCGGACCCGCGCTGTACGAAAGAGACTCTAACCATCAGTATCCGTTCCGTCTCCTGGGACTGACGGAAAGATATTACTCAGTTTCGAAGTAATATTTCAGTATCGTGCTGGAACCGCCGCAACGACCGACTCACTACCGATGACTCAACCGATCGTCGTCACCGATTCACCGTTTATCGACGCGGAAACGTTTCGCAACCAGCTCTCGTCGCTCGAGTACGAACTCGTCTCGGTACCGTCGGGAGACGAACGGGCGGTAGCCGACGCCGGGACGGCTGCAGCCGCTATCGTCGTCGACGTGAACACGCCCGTTTCGGCCGAGACGATCGCCGCGCTTGAAGAGGCGTCGGTGATCGCTCGTGCCGGAACGGGGGTGGACAACATCGCGGTCGACGCCGCCGCGGATGCCGGTATCACGGTCGTCAACGCGCCAGAATACTCGACGGACGAGGTGGCGACCCACGCGCTTTCGCTGCTGTTGGCCTGTCGGCGCCAGCTCGGCCGGTACGACCGCGAAGTGGCGGACGGCGAGTGGAACTGGCTGCCCGAGCGGCCGTATCCGCGGGTCCGCGGCTCGACGCTCGGCGTCGTCTCGTTCGGTACGATCGCCCGCCGACTCGTCGACCTCGCGGCCGGCTTCGACCTCGAGGTGCTCGCGTACGATCCGTACGTAGACCCGGCCGTCGCCGACGAGTACGGCGTCGAACTGGTCTCGTTCGACGAACTGCTCGCGCGATCGGACGCGGTGACGATCCACGCGCCGCTGACCGACGAAACCCGCGGGCTGTTCGACGCCGATGCGTTCGCAGCCCTGCCGGATCACGCGGTCGTCGTCAATGTCGGTCGCGGGGGTATCGTCGACGAAGCCGCCCTCGCGACGGCCCTCGAGAACGGCGAGATAGCCGGCGCGGGACTGGACGTGATGGCCGAGGAGCCCCCGTCGCCGTCGGACTCGCCGCTGCTGGATCGCGACGACGTTCTGCTCACGCCACACGCCGCCTGGTACTCCGCCGACTCACACGCGGAACTCAACGAGACGGTCGCAGCCGACGTTCGCCGCGTGTTACAGGGACAGCCACCGGAGAATCCAGTTCGACCGGCGTCGTACTGACAGACACAGTTTCAGACCGGCGTCGGTCGCCTCGGCTCGTCTCACTCGTCTCCGCCGCAGTCGCAACTGTATTCCTACTCTCCGTTTCGCTCCTCGAGTTCCTGTTCGAGGACGGTCTCGACTCGCTCGAGCACCGCGTCCGGGTCCTGCGTCGCATCAACGCGGACGAACCGGTCGCGCTCGCGCTCAATTAGTCGCTCGTAGTTCGCCTGGACGTCGGCGAGGTAGTCGGCGTGTTCGAACTTGTTCGTCGCGCCCGCCCGCTCGGCCGCGGTTTCGGGGTCCAGATCGAGGTAGATCGTCAGGTCGGGCGTGATCGAAAACGGCTCGTGGACGTCGACGACGTACTCGAGGGGGTCCTCGAGGCCGTAGTCGCGCTCGCTGTTTGCCAGCGTCGCACCCTGGTAGGCAAAGCGGGAGTCGGAGTACCGATCGGAGATTACGAGGTCGCCGCGCTCGAGAGCGGGGTCGATCACCCGCGTGAGGTGCGCTGCGTGATCGGCGGTGTAGAGGAATAGCTCCGCGAGCGAGTCGGCGTCGTCGTCTTCGATCGAGCGGTAGACGGCCTCGCCGTACCAGGAGTCGTCCGTCGGTTCGCGGGTGAATACGGCATCGGGGTAGCGTTCCTGGAGGGCCGCCCAGACCGTCGTCTTGCCGCTACCGTCCAGTCCCTCGAGCGTCACGAGCATAGTTACGGGTCGGTGGGGGTGGTCTAAGAGAGTAGCGATGGCTCCACGCGGGGCGTTTCTCCCGCTCGCGACGTCGCACGACCGGCCGGTTATTTGTCGTCTGCGACCGAACGAATCACTATGAAGGTCCTCGTCGCCGGCGGTACCGGCTTCATCGGCACGAATCTCTGTACGGAACTCGCGGAACGCGGCCACGAAGTGACGGCGCTGTCTCGCAACCCCGATCGGAACGGCTTGCCCGACGACGTCGACCTCGCAATGGGCGACGTCAGCGCCTTCGACTCGATCGAGAGCGCCGTCGCCGGCCACGATGCCGTCGTTAACCTCGTCGCGCTCTCTCCGCTATTCAAGCCGAGCGACGAGAACGCCCACGAGCGCGTTCACCTCGGCGGTACCGAAAACCTCGTTCGGGCTGCCGAGGAACACGGCGTCGACCGATTCCTCCAGTTGAGCGCGCTCGGAGCCGATCCCGACGGCCCGACCGACTACATTCGCGCGAAGGGGAAGGCCGAGGACGTCGTCACCGACTCGAGCCTCGAGTGGACGATCGTCCGTCCGTCGATCGTCTTCGGTGACGGCGGGGAGTTCGTCGATTTCACGAAGCAGCTGACGACGCCGTACGTGACCGGGCTGCCGGGTGGCGGCGAGACGCGATTCCAGCCGATCTGGGTCGGCGATCTCGTCTCGATGCTGGCCGATGCCATCGAAGAGGACGATCACGTCGGCGAAATCTACGAACTCGGTGGCCCGCAGGTCGTGACGCTCGCGGACGCGACGGAACTGGTCTACGAGGCAGAGGGGAAGGACGTGACCATCGTTCCGGTGCCGATGGCGCTGACGAAACTCGGCCTCGCGGCGGTCGATGCGGTTCCGTTCGTCCCCTTCGGCACGGATCAGGCCCGCTCGCTCGAATTTGACAACACCGTGACCGACAACGACGTGACCGCGTTCGGCGTGACCGTCGACGACTTGCGGACCTTCGGTTCGTATCTCGGGCTTCCTCACGCCGACTAGCCGACGGCGGCTGGTCTCGATCCGTCGTACTGGCCCGTTAATCAGATATTACTCGAGTCTCCGAAATCGACACGACCTGTTGAGAAGTATAAAGACGTTGGCCACTATCGGCCAGAAGTATTTTCTGTGCGCGAGAATCGGGCTGAAAATCGTCGCTGGCGACTTGTTTCGATCGATATTAGATTGTGCGAGAAATTCACATCATAGAAAGACTTATGCCCTTCATCACTCTGTTACCAATTCAACGGAGCCCCCTGACAAACAATGAAGCTGGCGATGATCGGATTCGGACAGGCTGGTGGCAAGATCGTCGATCGATTCCTCGATTACGACGATCGAACGAACAGCGGGATCGTCCGCGCGGCGATCGCTGTCAACTCTGCGAAAGCAGACCTCATCGGTCTTGACAATATTCCACAGGAGAACCGTGTACTCATCGGGCAGGCCCGCGTGAAGGGCCACGGGGTGGGTGCAGACAACGAACTCGGCGCGGAAATCGCCGAAGAGGACATCGACGAGGTCCAGAACGCGATCGACTCGATCCCGACCCACGAGGTCGACGCGTTCCTCGTCGTCGCCGGGATGGGCGGCGGCACGGGCTCGGGCGGCGCGCCCGTCCTCGCGAAACACCTCAAGCGAATCTACACGATCCCGGTCTACGGACTGGGTATTCTTCCGGGCACGGACGAGGGCGGCATCTATACGCTCAACGCAGCCCGCTCCTTCCAGACGTTCGTTCGGGAAGTTGACAACCTGATGGTCTTCGACAACGACTCCTGGCGACAGACCGGCGAGTCCGTCGAAGGCGGCTACGAACAGATCAACGAGGAGATCGTCCGCCGGTTCGGCATCCTCTTCGGCGCCGGCGAGGTCGGCGACGGCGAGGAGGTCGCAGAGAGCGTCGTCGACTCCTCCGAGATCATCAACACGCTCTCGGGTGGTGGCGTCTCAACTGTCGGCTTCGCCAGCGAAGAGGTCGACATGAACACGGGCGGCGGCCTCCTCTCCCGGTTCACCGGCGACGACGGCGGCGACGACGACCTCGACGCGGCGAACACGACCAACCGCATCACGAGCCTCGTCCGCAAGGCCGCGCTCGGTCGCCTCACGCTCCCCTGCGAGATCGAAGGCACCGAACGCGCGCTGCTGGTGCTGTCCGGTCCCTCGGAGTACTTGAACCGGAAAGGCATCGAGCGCGGGCGGAAGTGGCTCGAAGAGGAAACGGGCAGCATGGAAGTCCGCGGCGGCGACTACCCGCGCGACGAACCGGAAGTGGCCGCTGCAATCCTGCTCTCGGGAGTCACCAACGTCCCGCGAATCAAGCGCCTGCAGCAGGTCGCGATCGAGGCCCAAGACAACATCGACGACATCCAACAGGAAAGCGAGGAGAACCTCGAGGAACTCGTCGAAGACGACGAAGACGAACTCGAGCCGCTGTTCTGAGCGGCCGAGGTTCGATCGATTCGGACGGGAAACGGTGCAGTGCGGTGCAACGCGGTACAACGCGGTGCAGTGCGGTTCGATTGCCGACGACCGGAGGAGACGGCGATCGTGTCGGGGGGCACGCAGACGGTGCAATAACGGGATAGCGCGCGACGAGCCCCGGACGGGAACGGCCGACGGGCACTGCGCCCACGCGTTCGGTCCGACTCGTCCCGGAGTTCGACGTTCTTTTAGGCGGGTACGATCAATTCTCGGCGACCATGCGCGTCGTCGTCCCGTTCGCCGTGGAGTCACCAAAAACGCGACTCAGCCCCGTGCTCGCCGACCGCGAGCGCCGGTCGTTCGCGCGGGCGATGCTCGCGGACGTCCTCCGCGCGATCGTCGCGGCGGGCTACGAGCCGACCGTGCTCGCGACGGCGCCGATCGATCTCGAGGCGGACTTCGACCTCACGGTTTCCGATGAAGTCCGCGAAGCCACGACGATCGAGGTCGACGACCGATCGCTTACCGAAGCGGTCAACGCCCGACTGCCGGCCGGGGAGGCCGGGAAAGACGACGGGACGACCGACGACGCCGTCGGCGTCGTCATGGCCGACCTCGCGCTGACGACGGCCGACGCCCTCGAGCGCTTGTTTTCCGGCGACGCGGACGTCGCGATCGCTCCCGGGCGGGGCGGCGGGACGAACGCGCTCGCAGTTCGTCACCCCGAGTTTCGGGTGGACTATCACGGCGCGTCGTACCTCGATCACCGCGAGATCGCCGCGGATAGCGGACTAACTGTCGAGACGGTGGACTCTTTCCGACTGGCGACCGACATCGACGAACCGGACGATCTGGTCGAGGTGCTCATCCACGGCACGGAGCACGCGCCGACTAGACTCCGATCGTTCGGCTTCGAACTCGAGGAGCGGGACGGACGCGTCACCGTCGCTCGCAGCGCCGACTGAATACGGCCGGCGGACGGAATGAAATTAGTCGGCTGCCGTGTCGCCGTCGGGGCGCGCCCAGCGTCGGAGACGATCCGCGTACGTTCGCAGGCTGAGTCCCGCGATGAACGACAGGAAACTCGGCACCAGAATCCAGAGGAGGTCGGGGTGTTCCGACCCGGTGTGTAGTACAGCGTCGAGCATACACGTTCGCTAAGGGCCACCGGTACCATAAAGGGCGGCGATCCGATCGCCCGGAATCACGGGGAACGGCCTCGGCGGGACGGAAAGGGCTTATGTGCGACGCGCCGACACACGGAGGTAATGATTCCCGGGGCGAGCGAGTACGGCGTCGGTATATCGATCGACGACGCCGCCATCGACGAGTTGCTCGAGGTGACGCCGGCCGACGTCGAGTCGCCGTCGGCGTTGACCTTCGCGCGCAACGTCTTCGTGCCGCTGACGACGGCGTGTCGCTACACCTGTACCTACTGTACGTACTTCGACCCGCCGGGACAGGCCTCCCTGCTCTCGCTCGAGGAGGTTCGCGAGATCTGTCGCGAGGGCGCCGCCGCGGGCTGTACGGAGGCGCTGTTTACCTTCGGCGACGACCCCGACGACCGCTACACCGAGATTCACGACCAACTCGCGGAGTGGGGCCACGACTCGATTCACACCTACCTCCGCGAGGCCTGCCAGGTCGCCCTCGACGAGGGACTCCTCCCCCACGCCAATCCGGGCGACCAGACCCGCGAGCAGATGGCGGCCGTCGCGGACGTCAACGCCAGCATGGGCGTGATGCTCGAGACGACGGCCGAGGTCCGGGCTCACGGCGGCCCGCGAAGTAAGCAGCCGGGCCAGCGCCTGCGGACGATGCAGAACGCGGGCGAACTCGACGTCGCGTTCACGACCGGCATCCTCGTCGGCGTCGGCGAGGACTGGCGCGACCGAGCGGAGAGCCTGCTCGCGATCCGCAAGATGCACGAGCGCTACGACCACATTCAGGAGGTGATCGTCCAGCCGGTCGTCGAGAACGAGCGCTGGTCCGAGGGCTCGCCCGACCTCGAGACGATGCGCCGGGTGACGGCGATGGCTCGGGCCGCCCTCCCCGAAGAAGTCTCGGTGCAGGTGCCGCCGAACCTCGCGCCCGCGCGGGACCTGATCGACTGCGGCGTCGACGATCTGGGCGGCGTCTCTCCGGTCACGGACGACCACATCAATCCCGACTACAAGTGGCCCGCGCTGCGCGAACTCGAGGAGATCGCCGCGAGCGCCGAACTGCCGCTGGGCGAGCGGTTGCCGGTCTACGAGCGGTTCCTGCCGGCCGACCTGCGGACGGACGGGTTCGACGGCGTGTCGGCCGACGGCACCGCGGGTGCCGCGGGCGAGCGCGATCCCGACGCCGACCGCGAGTGGCTCTCCCCGACGATCCGCGAGGCGCTGTCGGCCGACGACGACGCCGGCCGGCGGTACCGGGCGGTGCTTCGCTCGAGCGCCTGAGTCGTCCGCTGGCCATCGGTCATCGCGGCCGACCCATCGTGTCAACTACCGAGAGGTATAAGTCCGCGTAGGTTCCGGTATCCGGTACGCCACATGTCAGTCCCCGACGCCGCGGCGACCGCGGAGAGCGTCGTCGACGAAATCCTCTCCGCCGTCGTCGCCGACGAAACCGTTCTGAAAGAGATCACCGCGGGCTTGCTCGCCCGCGGCCACGTCCTCCTCGAGGACGTCCCCGGCACGGGCAAGACCCTCACCGCCCGCTCGTTCGCGACCGCGCTCGGCCTCGAGTTCTCCCGAATTCAGTTCACGCCGGATCTGATGCCCTCCGACGTCACCGGTTCGTACGTCTTCGAGGAGGAGACCGGCGAGTTTCACTTCACGGAAGGCCCGGTGTTCGCGAACGTCGTCCTCGCCGACGAGATCAACCGCGCGCCGCCGAAAACCCAGTCCGCGCTGCTCGAGGCGATGGCCGAAGACCAGGTGACCGTCGACGGCGAGACCCACGAGCTACCGGATCCGTTCATCGTCATCGCGACGCAGAATCCGGTCGAACAGGAGGGGACCTTCGAACTCCCGGAGGCCCAGCGCGACCGCTTCATGATCAAGACCTCGCTGGGCTACCCCGATCCGGAGGGGACGCGCGAGTTGATCGACCGGCGGGCCGACCGCGACCGTCCCGATCCGACCGTCGATCCCGTCATCGACCTCGAGCGCGTGCGCGACCTCCAGGAAGTTCCGGAGACGGTCACCGTCGACGATCCCGTTCGCGATTACATCGGTCAGGTCTGTCGTGCCACCCGGCGGGACGGCCGCGTCGACGTCGGCGTCTCGCCGCGGGGCGTCCAGCGGCTATTCGAAGCGAGTCGAGCCCGCGCCGTCCTCGAGGGCCGCGAGTACGTCGTCCCGGACGACGTCAAGCACATCGCGCCGGCCGCGATCGCCCACCGGCTCGTGTTGACGCCGGAGGCGAGCGTCGAGGGTGCCTCCCGGCGTGCCGTCGTCGAATCGGTGCTGGATCAGGTCGAGGTGCCGGCGATGGACCCCGACTCAGCGGAACAGTAGCCAGGAGCCGGCCAGTACCGCGCTGAAAGCAGCGAGGACGGCGGCCGTCGCCGGAACCGACAGCGTCGGTGCGAACAGCGTCGTGACGGCGAGGCCGACCACAGCGACGATCGCACCGACGCCCGCAACCAGCGCACTCCAGCCGACGCGGACGTACTGCGGGTGGGGCGACGCTGCTGGACTGGTCCCGATATCTCGAGCCAGCACGCGGCCGTATCGGCCGATATCGTAGACGAACAGCCCCGTGGCGAGGACGACGATCGAAACAACGCCCGTTCTGAGCGCCGCGATACCCGCTCCCGTCTCGACGGTCGTCCCGATGACGACGGCACTCGCCCCGAGCGCGCCGGCGATGATGATCGACCCGCGGCCGGGGCCGAGACGGATCTCGCTCGCCGCCCGCCACTGTGCGTACGCCGCACCGACTACTCCGCCTGCGAGGAGCACGCCGGCCGTTGCCCCGCTCGCCACGGAAATAACGTCGGCTGACACGTTGACTGCACCCGCGAGCGCCAGGGGAGCGACGACGCCGAGTGTCGAGCCGGCAACGATCGGGACGACGACGCTCTCCCGCGTGCGCTCCGCCGCGGCGACCCACGCGTACCGAACCACAGCGCCGACGACGCTGGCGATGATGCCGAGAGCCGTCACGAGCGCACACGCGCCACTGACGATCGGACCATCGACGAGCGCCGCGACTACCGGCTCGAGCGGCGGAACGTACCACGAGAGGACGGTGGCGCCTGCGAGCGCGAGCGACGCGACGACGATCGCGACGGCGATCCACCCGAGCAGCCCCCGCCGGGCGCGGTCGTACGCGTCGCGGGATTCCGGCGTCGAAAACCCGGCCGGAGGCAGCATCACGATCCCAGCACCCGCGACAATCCCGGCGACGACCAGCGCGAGTATCGTTTCTCGGAGGCCGTTGACGGAGAACCACAGCGCCGTCTCGAGGATCGTCGCTCGACCGAGTTGCGAGACGGTGTCGGCGGCCAGCGCAACGGCTCCGCTGACGGCCCCGGCGATGACCGCGGCGGCGGCCGCCCGCTTGCTCGGCAGCGGCTCGAGTCCGCCGGTGACGAGGAGACCCGCGGCGAGTGCGACGACCGCGCCGAGGAGCACCAGCGCACCGGCGCCCGGGCCGCCAGCGGTTCCGAGGGCGCCGGCTGTGCCGAGCGCGGTGATCGGAAGGAGCGCCGCCGTCGCACCCACGCGCCAGTTCGAACCGGCGAACCCCGGTATCGCCGCCGCGAGGACGAGTCCGACGGCGGCGCCGGCAGCGACGCGGAGATCGAACGTCGCGAGCGCGAGCAGTCCGATCGCGGCGGCGATGGCGATCGCCCAGGCGGTCGTCGACGGCAGTCGCGGAGTCCGTGCGGGTCTCGGCTCCGCATCTATCGTAACGTCGGCGTCGCTCATCGCCGTCCCACCTCCCCGATGGCGTTGCGAAGCACCAGCCCGAGCGGCCGCTCGAGCGGCCAGTCGACGACCCGGGCGCCCTGTGCGCGGGCTCGAGCCAGCCGGCGCTTGCGATCGAGCGCCTCGAGACGGGTTGCGGTATCGTCGGCGTCGCCGTCCGCGCTCGCCGTCACGTCCGGCGAGACGACGCGGACGGCATAGCCCCGCGTTCGGAGCCCCGCGACGAGGTCGACCGGTTCGTCGTCGACGAACGAGGAGAACAGGTACACCTGCGCTTCGCCCGGCAGCGTCGTCGCGAGTTCGGCCGCGAGATCGTCCCCCGACGAGCGCTGGAAGTACTGGGGACCGTGTTCCAGGTCCCACACCTCGTCGAGCACGCGCGAAACCTCCTCGCGCGTCGCCGGATCCGTGCCCGGCTCGACGGCCTCGATGCGCTCCTCGGAAATCCCGACGACGCCGGTTGGATGTCCCTCGTCGACGAGCGCGTCGAACGTCCGCTCGGCAGCGTCCGCCGAGAGATCGACCGCGGGAATCTCGGCGGTCGTGGCCGCCCGGAGCTGACTCCGGCGCGCGTCGACGACGCAGACGACCCGCGTCGCCCGCTCGGCGCGGTACTCGACCGTCGAGAGCTCCCGCGTGGCGGCGTAGCGGCGCCAGTCGATCGCACCGACCGGGTCGCCCGGCTCGTAGTCGCGCACGGAGTAGAACTCGACCCCGCTGCCGCCCTCGTCGGTCGGCACCTCGCCCGCGTAGTCGTTGGTCGCGCTCCCGAGCGGGGCGTCGTCGACGGTCGGCGAACACCGGACGGTCTCGTCCCCCGCGACCGAGACGGTCCGGGTCTCGGTCACCGTCCCGGTCGCGTTCCGCGTCCGGACC carries:
- the tmk gene encoding dTMP kinase; the encoded protein is MLVTLEGLDGSGKTTVWAALQERYPDAVFTREPTDDSWYGEAVYRSIEDDDADSLAELFLYTADHAAHLTRVIDPALERGDLVISDRYSDSRFAYQGATLANSERDYGLEDPLEYVVDVHEPFSITPDLTIYLDLDPETAAERAGATNKFEHADYLADVQANYERLIERERDRFVRVDATQDPDAVLERVETVLEQELEERNGE
- a CDS encoding Lrp/AsnC family transcriptional regulator is translated as MVTAFVMIKANTGEADRLRDDILAIEGVESTHIVAGDVDLIAKAQVETPAAVKEIAATQIQGIEGVEDTQTYIAMD
- the cofG gene encoding 7,8-didemethyl-8-hydroxy-5-deazariboflavin synthase subunit CofG, with amino-acid sequence MIPGASEYGVGISIDDAAIDELLEVTPADVESPSALTFARNVFVPLTTACRYTCTYCTYFDPPGQASLLSLEEVREICREGAAAGCTEALFTFGDDPDDRYTEIHDQLAEWGHDSIHTYLREACQVALDEGLLPHANPGDQTREQMAAVADVNASMGVMLETTAEVRAHGGPRSKQPGQRLRTMQNAGELDVAFTTGILVGVGEDWRDRAESLLAIRKMHERYDHIQEVIVQPVVENERWSEGSPDLETMRRVTAMARAALPEEVSVQVPPNLAPARDLIDCGVDDLGGVSPVTDDHINPDYKWPALRELEEIAASAELPLGERLPVYERFLPADLRTDGFDGVSADGTAGAAGERDPDADREWLSPTIREALSADDDAGRRYRAVLRSSA
- a CDS encoding potassium channel family protein, which codes for MRFVIIGAGRVGLRTARVLREEGHDVTLIERDEPKVRRARNEDFRVVEGDGSREDVLEEAGVTDADAVGALTGDLNVNFTACMIANHYGCRTIMRIDEAYREGIYRKYAEAVDEVIYPERLGAIGAKNALLGGTIRAIADIAPHLQVVELMITDDAPVNGYTISELELPADARVLAFGKRDGELALPDEDESLEAGDRLVVLADFDVLSEVRQLLVGESEREAIANANEGADSVSGSGGSN
- a CDS encoding tubulin/FtsZ family protein, whose protein sequence is MKLAMIGFGQAGGKIVDRFLDYDDRTNSGIVRAAIAVNSAKADLIGLDNIPQENRVLIGQARVKGHGVGADNELGAEIAEEDIDEVQNAIDSIPTHEVDAFLVVAGMGGGTGSGGAPVLAKHLKRIYTIPVYGLGILPGTDEGGIYTLNAARSFQTFVREVDNLMVFDNDSWRQTGESVEGGYEQINEEIVRRFGILFGAGEVGDGEEVAESVVDSSEIINTLSGGGVSTVGFASEEVDMNTGGGLLSRFTGDDGGDDDLDAANTTNRITSLVRKAALGRLTLPCEIEGTERALLVLSGPSEYLNRKGIERGRKWLEEETGSMEVRGGDYPRDEPEVAAAILLSGVTNVPRIKRLQQVAIEAQDNIDDIQQESEENLEELVEDDEDELEPLF
- a CDS encoding C-terminal binding protein, which codes for MTQPIVVTDSPFIDAETFRNQLSSLEYELVSVPSGDERAVADAGTAAAAIVVDVNTPVSAETIAALEEASVIARAGTGVDNIAVDAAADAGITVVNAPEYSTDEVATHALSLLLACRRQLGRYDREVADGEWNWLPERPYPRVRGSTLGVVSFGTIARRLVDLAAGFDLEVLAYDPYVDPAVADEYGVELVSFDELLARSDAVTIHAPLTDETRGLFDADAFAALPDHAVVVNVGRGGIVDEAALATALENGEIAGAGLDVMAEEPPSPSDSPLLDRDDVLLTPHAAWYSADSHAELNETVAADVRRVLQGQPPENPVRPASY
- the cofC gene encoding 2-phospho-L-lactate guanylyltransferase produces the protein MRVVVPFAVESPKTRLSPVLADRERRSFARAMLADVLRAIVAAGYEPTVLATAPIDLEADFDLTVSDEVREATTIEVDDRSLTEAVNARLPAGEAGKDDGTTDDAVGVVMADLALTTADALERLFSGDADVAIAPGRGGGTNALAVRHPEFRVDYHGASYLDHREIAADSGLTVETVDSFRLATDIDEPDDLVEVLIHGTEHAPTRLRSFGFELEERDGRVTVARSAD
- a CDS encoding AAA family ATPase translates to MSVPDAAATAESVVDEILSAVVADETVLKEITAGLLARGHVLLEDVPGTGKTLTARSFATALGLEFSRIQFTPDLMPSDVTGSYVFEEETGEFHFTEGPVFANVVLADEINRAPPKTQSALLEAMAEDQVTVDGETHELPDPFIVIATQNPVEQEGTFELPEAQRDRFMIKTSLGYPDPEGTRELIDRRADRDRPDPTVDPVIDLERVRDLQEVPETVTVDDPVRDYIGQVCRATRRDGRVDVGVSPRGVQRLFEASRARAVLEGREYVVPDDVKHIAPAAIAHRLVLTPEASVEGASRRAVVESVLDQVEVPAMDPDSAEQ
- a CDS encoding Lrp/AsnC ligand binding domain-containing protein is translated as MVHAYIMVKTAAGKSEGLLSRIRDFERVSAAHIVAGNYDIIAEVDAEEVYNILETVSSDMQSLDGVTETKTYIAMD
- a CDS encoding complex I NDUFA9 subunit family protein; the encoded protein is MKVLVAGGTGFIGTNLCTELAERGHEVTALSRNPDRNGLPDDVDLAMGDVSAFDSIESAVAGHDAVVNLVALSPLFKPSDENAHERVHLGGTENLVRAAEEHGVDRFLQLSALGADPDGPTDYIRAKGKAEDVVTDSSLEWTIVRPSIVFGDGGEFVDFTKQLTTPYVTGLPGGGETRFQPIWVGDLVSMLADAIEEDDHVGEIYELGGPQVVTLADATELVYEAEGKDVTIVPVPMALTKLGLAAVDAVPFVPFGTDQARSLEFDNTVTDNDVTAFGVTVDDLRTFGSYLGLPHAD
- a CDS encoding DUF58 domain-containing protein gives rise to the protein MTASESTIERIDRGEWAVTAALAIAGIGLVVGSQVLIVAATVPLWYAAAAVFGTHQPTMVRLQRELAVEGDDAVAAADGGRAGLEEIGDDDGADTGNRTLRADPGDTVTVRTAIQNDGSETITDLRVVDAVPEGLSVVSGSPRACVTLEPLEAATLEYEVVVRRGEHAFGDATVRTRNATGTVTETRTVSVAGDETVRCSPTVDDAPLGSATNDYAGEVPTDEGGSGVEFYSVRDYEPGDPVGAIDWRRYAATRELSTVEYRAERATRVVCVVDARRSQLRAATTAEIPAVDLSADAAERTFDALVDEGHPTGVVGISEERIEAVEPGTDPATREEVSRVLDEVWDLEHGPQYFQRSSGDDLAAELATTLPGEAQVYLFSSFVDDEPVDLVAGLRTRGYAVRVVSPDVTASADGDADDTATRLEALDRKRRLARARAQGARVVDWPLERPLGLVLRNAIGEVGRR